In Desulfobulbaceae bacterium, the genomic stretch AGCCAGGGTGAAATTCTCCTCCGCGGTCAAAACATCACCACATACAGTCACCGGCAGAAAGCTCTGGAAATTGCCTTGGTTCCTCAGGACTTCCGGATCAACTTCGATTTCACGGTGTACGAGGTGGTAATGATGGGACGCCACCCCCACATCCCCAGATTCGCCAATCCCGGACTCGCAGATCGAACGGTGGTCGACCAGGTCTTGACCGAACTTGAGATCACCGAGCTTGCCGACCGCCTGATAACCCAACTCAGCGGCGGCGAAAAACAGCGGGTAGTCGTGGCCCGCGCCCTGGCCCAGGCCACCCCGATCATGATTCTGGATGAGGCCACCTCAAGCCTCGACATCCAGCACAGCCTGCACATCTTCCAGGTTTTGAAACGGCGGCAGTACGAGGAACAAATCACCGTCATCGCTGCCATCCACGATCTGAACTTTGCCGCTGCTTACTGCGACGCCATCATCCTCTTGAACCATGGCCGCCTGGTCACCATCGGTTCGC encodes the following:
- a CDS encoding ABC transporter ATP-binding protein, producing MSEIFTINRLSARYGEREVIHDLSLSLKTGLFYGLIGPNGSGKTTLIDLMLASLPPSQGEILLRGQNITTYSHRQKALEIALVPQDFRINFDFTVYEVVMMGRHPHIPRFANPGLADRTVVDQVLTELEITELADRLITQLSGGEKQRVVVARALAQATPIMILDEATSSLDIQHSLHIFQVLKRRQYEEQITVIAAIHDLNFAAAYCDAIILLNHGRLVTIGSPHEVLTRERLQEVFAIDCQVYEQPYSGAHQVAYRYSA